A window of the Aromatoleum aromaticum EbN1 genome harbors these coding sequences:
- the trbL gene encoding P-type conjugative transfer protein TrbL: protein MRLPVTFKALSMLLPLWLALFALDAHAAIDNADVLDSVLTRYQTAASGWAATIINSASWLFWLLVVISMVWTFGMMALRKADIGEFFAEFVRFTIFTGFFWWLLTNGPNFAKSIMDSLRQIGGNATGLGIGLSPSGIVDVGFEIFDKVIDQSSLWSPVNSAVGISIAAAILVILALVGVNMLLLLVSGWILAYAGIFFLGFGGSRWTSDMAINYYKTVLGVAAQLLAMVLIVGIGKTFLDGYYGRMSESMTIKEMGVMLIVSVILLSLVNKLPSLVSGIIIGASVGHAGIGNFGAGAAVGAAGMAAAAAATGGAMLAVGAANAAGGAQAVMAAFSKASENVQSGADAFTSMWAGGGPGGGGGSGKGEESTGSTPFAQAAGFASSGSVQALRGSSAARAEGQDWDAKGKEEGKSDQGQGKASESKANAGTGGAGKAEGGPQRSSGGLRPSAGKAGLFAADAAANLAKGTAQVAKEKMAGIRDAAMDRIAETTGGKIAAAIKAGSAKDEAGSAIESMPTFGGNNLAGASTSDVDTAAEVAAFANRATKFV, encoded by the coding sequence ATGAGACTGCCAGTCACCTTCAAAGCCCTTTCTATGCTGTTGCCGCTGTGGCTGGCACTCTTTGCGCTGGATGCCCATGCCGCCATCGACAACGCGGACGTGCTCGATAGCGTACTGACGCGCTACCAGACAGCCGCGAGCGGCTGGGCTGCCACCATCATCAATTCCGCGTCCTGGTTGTTCTGGCTGTTAGTCGTGATCTCGATGGTTTGGACGTTCGGCATGATGGCCTTGCGCAAGGCCGACATTGGGGAGTTCTTCGCGGAGTTCGTCCGCTTCACGATCTTCACCGGCTTCTTCTGGTGGCTTTTGACCAACGGCCCGAACTTCGCCAAATCGATCATGGATAGCTTGCGGCAGATCGGCGGCAATGCAACTGGACTCGGCATCGGCCTTTCCCCATCCGGGATCGTGGATGTGGGTTTTGAGATCTTCGACAAGGTAATCGACCAATCGTCGCTGTGGTCGCCAGTGAATAGCGCCGTAGGGATCAGCATCGCCGCAGCCATCTTGGTGATTCTCGCTCTAGTCGGCGTCAACATGCTGCTACTGCTGGTCTCCGGCTGGATTCTGGCGTATGCGGGAATCTTCTTCCTAGGCTTCGGCGGCTCCCGGTGGACCTCCGACATGGCGATCAACTACTACAAGACCGTCCTCGGCGTGGCGGCTCAACTGCTCGCGATGGTGCTGATCGTCGGCATCGGTAAAACCTTCCTCGATGGCTACTACGGAAGGATGAGCGAAAGCATGACCATCAAGGAAATGGGGGTCATGTTGATTGTTTCCGTAATCCTGCTATCGCTGGTCAACAAGCTCCCAAGCCTCGTATCCGGAATCATCATCGGCGCCAGTGTCGGGCACGCCGGCATTGGCAACTTCGGAGCTGGCGCTGCGGTCGGCGCCGCGGGCATGGCGGCAGCAGCAGCGGCGACGGGAGGCGCGATGTTGGCTGTAGGTGCCGCGAACGCGGCCGGTGGTGCACAAGCCGTGATGGCGGCCTTCTCCAAGGCCAGTGAGAACGTCCAATCCGGCGCTGACGCATTCACCAGCATGTGGGCCGGTGGCGGCCCGGGAGGGGGCGGAGGCAGCGGCAAGGGTGAGGAAAGCACCGGCAGCACGCCATTCGCACAGGCGGCCGGCTTCGCATCATCCGGCAGCGTCCAAGCCCTACGCGGCAGTTCGGCAGCGAGGGCCGAGGGGCAGGATTGGGACGCCAAGGGCAAAGAAGAAGGGAAGTCCGATCAGGGGCAAGGCAAGGCTAGCGAGTCCAAGGCCAACGCAGGAACGGGCGGCGCCGGAAAGGCAGAAGGAGGGCCGCAGCGAAGCTCCGGAGGCTTGAGGCCCTCGGCCGGGAAAGCGGGGCTGTTCGCCGCCGATGCAGCCGCGAACTTGGCGAAAGGCACGGCACAGGTAGCAAAGGAAAAGATGGCGGGCATCAGGGATGCCGCGATGGATCGCATCGCCGAAACCACGGGGGGCAAGATCGCCGCCGCCATCAAGGCCGGGAGTGCAAAAGACGAGGCAGGAAGCGCCATCGAATCGATGCCGACGTTTGGAGGGAACAACCTCGCGGGCGCCAGCACCAGCGATGTCGACACGGCGGCAGAAGTCGCTGCATTTGCCAACCGAGCCACCAAGTTCGTATGA
- a CDS encoding TrbM/KikA/MpfK family conjugal transfer protein yields MKKNLLGMASAVVALGTSPGSVNAQDADVLSGDTRLACEAILCLSTGQRPSECTPSLDHYFGIKKKKLSDTLEARLSFLNKCPVANQTPQMSTLVRVISRSAGRCDAASLNSALQMWTSGDGGEIYIGNRMPDYCMAYTAHAYTDFSQTKPMYVGMPENGGYWVEAKDYERALAEYNARLEAEHRNYWWGGS; encoded by the coding sequence ATGAAGAAGAACCTGCTTGGGATGGCCTCCGCGGTGGTGGCCCTCGGCACATCGCCCGGCTCGGTCAATGCGCAAGACGCAGACGTACTTTCCGGTGATACCCGCCTTGCCTGCGAGGCCATTCTGTGCCTCTCCACCGGGCAGCGGCCGAGCGAGTGCACTCCCTCCTTGGATCACTATTTCGGTATTAAGAAAAAGAAACTGTCGGACACGCTCGAGGCGAGGCTCAGCTTCTTGAACAAGTGCCCGGTCGCCAACCAAACGCCGCAAATGTCGACCCTGGTACGAGTGATCTCGCGCAGCGCCGGCCGATGCGACGCGGCCTCACTGAACAGCGCGCTGCAAATGTGGACCAGCGGCGACGGCGGCGAGATCTATATCGGCAACAGGATGCCCGACTACTGCATGGCCTATACAGCGCACGCCTACACCGACTTCAGCCAGACCAAGCCCATGTATGTCGGGATGCCGGAGAACGGCGGATATTGGGTTGAAGCGAAGGATTACGAACGTGCCCTAGCGGAATACAACGCCCGTCTGGAAGCGGAGCACCGGAACTATTGGTGGGGAGGCAGCTAA
- a CDS encoding muramidase produces MPFVADLPPLEQERIVCSISSAVKYEVPANIVLAVAEKEGGKPGQWVRNTNGTHDVGPMQFNTAYLRELERYGITANDVAAAGCYSFDLAAWRLRMHLRNDKGDIWTRAANYHSRTPQFNAIYRADLMKKAAKWADWLEARFVTLDVIKEGAAPSTPTMQAPAPTAAAATQAAQPTPPRSTRTGAYVPRQITFTSANE; encoded by the coding sequence CTGCCGTTCGTTGCGGATCTACCCCCGCTGGAGCAAGAGCGCATCGTGTGCTCGATCTCGTCTGCCGTGAAGTACGAAGTGCCCGCCAACATCGTCTTGGCAGTCGCCGAGAAAGAGGGCGGCAAACCCGGCCAGTGGGTTCGCAACACGAACGGCACCCATGACGTAGGCCCGATGCAATTCAATACCGCGTACCTGCGCGAACTGGAGCGGTACGGCATCACGGCGAACGATGTAGCGGCCGCTGGCTGCTACTCGTTCGACCTGGCCGCCTGGCGGCTGCGGATGCACCTGCGCAACGACAAGGGAGACATCTGGACGCGAGCCGCGAACTACCATTCGCGCACACCGCAATTCAATGCCATCTATCGCGCCGACCTGATGAAGAAGGCGGCGAAATGGGCGGATTGGCTGGAAGCCCGGTTTGTCACCCTCGACGTAATCAAAGAGGGCGCAGCGCCTTCAACACCAACGATGCAGGCGCCTGCCCCTACGGCCGCGGCGGCGACTCAAGCCGCGCAACCGACCCCGCCGCGATCCACGCGCACGGGTGCGTATGTGCCGCGCCAGATCACTTTCACCAGCGCGAACGAATGA